In Isosphaera pallida ATCC 43644, the sequence GGGAACGGGCGGCCGCAAACGCGGAGATTGCAACGAGGCGTGAAGGACCAAAGACGACCTCGATGGTCGGAAGTCGGAACGGAAAACGGATCGACCCCACCCCCTTCAATCCGCTACGATCATACCGTGCGCAAAGGCGACCGCCGACTCTCTCCCACTCCCGAGGATTTTGGCGCTCCGCCACGCGGTCCACGTCGGGCCGCGATTTCCCGGACGCCCTCGCATGGGGTCGGGGTTGCCTTCGTCCCTGTTCCATCCCGCCGTCCAACCCAACCTCCACAGGGGGTCGCGGTGAGTCTTTTTGCCTCGGATCTTGAACCCGCGCCGGACGACTCCACGTCCAAACCGTCCGCCTCCAACCCACCCGACGAATCGCCGTTGGACTCGGCTTGCGGGTCGATCTCCCCCGAATCGTCATCCTGCCTGGGACCGCGGTGCGCGGCTCTCATCCTGGACTGGTTGCGTCGTCACGCCGCCGGCGCGGCTGCGGCGGAACTGGAACTCCCGTCGGTTCCACGCTGGCCACGCGCCGCCGACCCCGCGGCCCTCCAAGGCGTCGCGGTCAAACCGCCCCACGATGCCGCAGTCAATGGCGGTCGCCAAGCCTGGCTGTTTTCGCCTCGGGGCTACCGTGAGGAAGCTGCCGTGCTGGCCGACGCCGACGAACTCGACGCCGCCTTCGACCACCTCGATTACGCCGTCTTCCGACGCTTCACCAATACCCTCACCCGCGCTGAGCGGATTCGCCTTGATAATTCGATTGATAATGCGCTATTCAAAATTGAACGGTTTTTGACCAAACGCGCCCCGGACGATCCCTCCTCCGACCCGTCCTGGAAACGGTTCGAGGCGATCCGCGCCGAGGTGATCCATCGCCGCAACGAAGTGGAACAGCTGCGAATCCAGGCCCGACGCGCTGAGGAGAAGCTGGCCAGGCTCGCCAACCTGACCCCCGAGGCGTTCGAGGAGTTCGTCGCGGAAGTCTTCGAGTGCTTGGGCTTCCAGACCCGGGCCGTGGGCGGGGCGGACGATCAAGGGGTGGATTTGGTGTTGGAGCGTCAGGGCCTTAGAGCGATTGTTCAGTGCAAATATCGAGGCAAGGGGGTGGTCGGTTCGCCCGAGGTTCAGAAGCTTCTGGGCGCGGTCCATCGCACCGGCAGCCACAAAGGCTACTTCGTGACCACCAGCACCTTCACCCTGGCCGCCGAACGTCTAGCCGCCGATCAACCCCTGGAACTGATCGACGGCCCACGCCTCACCGAACTGATTCGCCAGGCGCTGGGACCAGGCGCGACCCGCGAACCCGAACCCCCCTGGTTCTGAGAAACCATCGGTAAAGGAAAAGTTGAGATCCCCCCCTTCCAACGGGTCCACACCGATTGACTTGGGTTCCATGACGCCTCTTCGACCCCTTCCACGACTCACCCGCGGCTTTCCGTTTAAGGCTGGGATGCCAATCAACCCGAGACCTTTCAATCGGGCCCGATGTGAGGACGTCACTCCAACGGCGTCTTATCAAACCCTTGAGAACAGAACCGGGGGATAGGAGAGATCGTGCGACCCCTCCTGGCACCATGCCGGTTCATCCGCCCTCATGCTTGCCCAACCTCGCCGGGGTCGGTCCCCAAGCCTAGGACGAAGCCCTGGAGAGGAGACCGACCATTGGGCGACCTCTTTTCTTTTCCCACCATATCGGTTCC encodes:
- a CDS encoding restriction endonuclease, translating into MSLFASDLEPAPDDSTSKPSASNPPDESPLDSACGSISPESSSCLGPRCAALILDWLRRHAAGAAAAELELPSVPRWPRAADPAALQGVAVKPPHDAAVNGGRQAWLFSPRGYREEAAVLADADELDAAFDHLDYAVFRRFTNTLTRAERIRLDNSIDNALFKIERFLTKRAPDDPSSDPSWKRFEAIRAEVIHRRNEVEQLRIQARRAEEKLARLANLTPEAFEEFVAEVFECLGFQTRAVGGADDQGVDLVLERQGLRAIVQCKYRGKGVVGSPEVQKLLGAVHRTGSHKGYFVTTSTFTLAAERLAADQPLELIDGPRLTELIRQALGPGATREPEPPWF